In Humulus lupulus chromosome 6, drHumLupu1.1, whole genome shotgun sequence, a single genomic region encodes these proteins:
- the LOC133782474 gene encoding cysteine-tryptophan domain-containing zinc finger protein 3-like has translation MKWSLFNSVAANHVVIAARNRSSFDKVLTFAQDTIFAMEASKKSQVAFAAASTASLAEAKSGEAISSIKRALDFNFQDVDGLLRLVRLAMEAISR, from the exons ATGAAATGGTCTTTGTTCAACTCTGTTGCTGCTAACCATGTCGTTATTGCTGCCCGAAATCGTTCCAGTTTTGATAAAGTCCTTACTTTT GCACAGGATACAATTTTTGCTATGGAAGCCTCAAAAAAGTCACAGGTAGCTTTTGCAGCTGCTAGCACTGCAAGCTTGGCAGAGGCTAAATCTGGGGAGGCTATCTCTTCCATTAAGAGGGCTCTTGATTTTAATTTCCAAGACGTGGATGGATTACTACGGTTGGTACGGCTTGCAATGGAGGCCATTAGCCGTTAA